In the Paralichthys olivaceus isolate ysfri-2021 chromosome 15, ASM2471397v2, whole genome shotgun sequence genome, one interval contains:
- the LOC109628320 gene encoding uncharacterized protein C11orf87 homolog produces MTDRTSEAPRLPEPLRRCHGALQAINNNGTCAEQLGLFPPFSSTLALLVLVAVLAGVVLVSLATFHFHKRKLRNRKIQRAQEEYERDSRSPARAGASGDPARPCVIVRPVRCGVDQPACRSEGGVDVTGAPGEDERALHETVPLDC; encoded by the coding sequence ATGACGGACAGAACCTCCGAGGCCCCGCGGCTGCCGGAGCCGCTGCGCCGCTGCCACGGGGCGCTCCAGGCCATCAACAACAACGGAACCTGCGCGGAGCAGCTCGGCCTCTTTCCGCCGTTCTCCTCCACCCTCGCGCTCCTCGTGCTGGTGGCCGTGCTCGCGGGGGTCGTCCTCGTTTCCCTGGCAACGTTCCACTTCCACAAGAGGAAGCTCCGGAACAGGAAGATCCAGCGCGCGCAGGAGGAATACGAGCGCGACAGTCGCAGCCCCGCGCGCGCCGGGGCGAGCGGGGATCCCGCGAGGCCGTGCGTCATCGTGAGGCCGGTGCGATGCGGGGTGGATCAGCCCGCGTGCCGGAGCGAGGGCGGCGTGGACGTCACCGGAGCACCGGGGGAGGACGAGCGCGCGCTGCACGAGACGGTTCCTCTGGACTGTTAA